Part of the Janibacter alkaliphilus genome is shown below.
CGTCCCGCGTTGTCCCGGGCCACCAGCTCGTCAACACCCCACGTGAGCGGGTCCGGCTCATGGTCGTCGCCGTCGGGGCGGACCTCGAGCCGCCAGCCGAGAGCGCCGAGGAGCTGCTCGGCGCGGCCGAGCGGGACGCCGGAGGGGTCGGTCTCCAGCCGGGAGATCGTGGATCGGCTGACGCACATCCGCGCGGCCAGCGCGCGCTGGCTCAGGTGATGCTCGCGGCGGTAGGAGCGCACCGCCAGGCCGATCCGGTCGAGCGCGCCGAGCTCGTCGCGAGCCGTGGCGAGGGACGCGGCGAAGGAGGGCGCGACGCGATCGCTGCGCACGTGCCGCTGCGGACGGGCCGGCGGGTCGACGTAGGCCTCGGGCCAGAACAGGCAGTCGAGGCAGTCCTCGCAGTCGCCCGGCTCGAGGCAGGTCTCGCACGGGAACGGGCAGGCGTCGAGTCCGGCCTCCCCGGGTGAGTCAGCGCCGGATTCGTCATCACCTGGCTGGTTGTCGTCGTGCCTGCAGTGGTCGTGCATGTCGTCGTTCATGCGGCCAGCGTGCGCCGCAGATCGGATGGAGCGGCAGGCCACCGCCGATGCTGTGGATCGCGAGCCTGGGTCCCCTCGGCCTGTGGGTGTCGGCGAGCTACGTCGGTGCCTCATGTCATGAGCAGGGGTGTGGCACGGGCAGGGGCGGCAAGCGTCGTGCCGGGTCGCTGCGGGCTGTAGAGGTGGGTGTCGGCGGGCTACGTCGCTGCGTCACGTCGTGAGCAGCTTGCGGTGATCGCCCCGGCGACGGACAGCGGCCCGGGACACCTACGCACGGAGGTGCCCACCCCTCGGTGCCTCGGCGCGTGGTTCGCGACGTGGGGCAGCGACGTACTGCCGAGGCAGCAAGGTCACGCCCTTCGGTATCCCACCGCCAGGGTTCGCGAGGTGGGGCACCGACGTAGCGCGGGAGAGGGCGCGTGGTCGAGCGGCGCCGGCTGGGGTCTTCGGGCGGCTCACCTGGTGAGGCAGCGACGTAGCGTGCGGGAAGGGATGCGGGACGGGATTGGGAAGGGATGCTGGGCGGGTCGGTTGTGAGCAGGGGGTTCGTGGCGCAGGTCACGCTGCCACTAGGATCGCGGGTGGCCCTACGGCCCGCCCGCGGCAACGGCGCCGCGGGCGCACACCGGGGCGTCCTGGCGCCCGCAGCACGATCGAGGAGCGCGGCAATGAAGGTCGGCATCCCCCGCGAGGTCAAGAACAACGAGTACCGCGTGGGCATCACCCCCGTCGGCGTCAACGAGCTGGTGCGCGCCGGGCACGAGGTGCTCATCGAGAAGGACGCTGGCGTCGGCTCGGCCATCCCGGACGAGGACTTCGTCGCCCAGGGAGCCCGGATCATCGACACCGCCGACGAGCTCTGGGCCTCCTCGGACATGGTCGTCAAGGTCAAGGAGCCGGTCGCCGAGGAGTACCACCGCCTCCGCGAGGGCCTGATCCTCTTCACCTACCTGCACCTCGCCGCCGACGAGGCGCTCACCCGCGAGCTGCAGCGCAGCGGCACCACCGCCATCGCCTACGAGACCGTCCGTCTCGACTCCGGCCTCCTCCCGCTGCTCTACCCGATGTCCGAGGTGGCCGGCTGCCTCGCCCCGCAGGTCGGCGCGCACGCGCTGCTCAAGGCCTCCGGCGGCCGCGGCGTCCTCATGGGCGGCATCGGCGGCGTCGCCAACGCCAAGGTGGTCATCCTCGGCGCCGGGGTCGCCGGGCAGAACGCCGCGAACATCGCCCTCGGCCAGGGCGCCGACGTCACCCTCCTCGACACCGACCTCGACAAGCTCCGGATGAGCTTCTGGCGCTACGACAACCGCGTCCACCAGCTCGCCTCCAACGAGCTGACCATCCGCGAGCAGGTCACCAGCGCCGACCTCGTCATCGGCACCGTCCTCGTCGCCGGCGCCCGCGCCCCCAAGCTCGTCACCGACGACATGGTCGCCCAGATGAAGCCCGGCGCCGTCCTCGTCGACGTGGCCATCGACCAGGGCGGCTGCTTCGAGGGCAGCCGCCCGACGACGCACGCCGACCCCACCTTCCCGGTGCACGACACCCTCTTCTACTGCGTCGCCAACATGCCCGGCGCGGTTCCGAGCACCTCCACCTGGGCGCTGACCAACGCGACCCTGCCCTACACCGTCCGGCTGGCGAACGCCGGCTGGCAGGAGGCGCTGCGCGCCGACCCCGCCTTCGCCCTCGGGCTCAACGTCCACGGCGGCGACATCACCCACCCCGGCGTCGCCGAGGCCTTCGACGAGCCGCTGGTCACCGTCCAGGAGAAGCTGGCCTGAGCGAGCACCAGGGCGCGACGCCCGACGCACCGCCCGCACCACCGACCGCGATGGCCCGGGCGGTGCGCACCTGGCTGACCCACCTCGACGTCGAGCGCGGCGTCTCGCCGAACACCCTGTCCGCCTACCGGCGCGACGCCGCCCGCTACCTCGAGCACCTGGACCGCGAAGGGGTGACCAGCCCCGCCGAGGTCACCCAGGCGCACGTCAGCGGCTTCCTCTCCGGGCTGCGCACAGGAGCCGGCGGGCACCCGCCGCTGGCCGCCTCCTCGGCCGGCCGCTCGCTCGTCGCGGTGCGCAGCCTGCACCGCTTCCTCGCCCTGGAGGGGGAGACCACCGACGACCCCGCCGCCCGGGTCGCCCCGCCCGCACCGCCCTCCCGGTTGCCCAAGGCCATCGCCGTCGACCAGGTGGAGCGCCTGCTCGAGGCCGCCTCGCTCGGCGACGGCGCCGTCCCGCTGCGCGACCGGGCGCTGCTCGAGGTGCTCTACGGCACCGGCGCCCGGATCTCCGAGGCCGTCGGGCTCGACATCGACGACGTCGACACCACCGCCGGCGCGGTCCGGCTGCACGGCAAGGGCGGCAAGGAGCGGATCGTGCCGCTGGGCAGCTACGCCCGGGAGGCGGTCGACGCCTGGCTGGTCCGGGGCCGCCCCGAGCTGGCGGCGAAGGGGACCGCCGGCCCTGCCCTCTTCGTCAACCTCCGCGGCCGGCGGCTCTCCCGGCAGAGCGCCTGGGCGGTCATCACCACCGCCGCCGAGCGCGCCGGGATCAGCGGCGACGTCTCGCCGCACACCCTGCGGCACTCCTTCGCCACCCACCTGCTCGACGGCGGCGCCGACGTGCGGGTCGTCCAGGAGCTGCTCGGGCACGCGTCCGTCACGACGACGCAGATCTACACGATGGTCACCGTGCAGCAGCTGCGCGAGGTCTACGCCCAGACCCATCCACGGGCCCGGTGACCACCGCCGGTGCTTGATAGTCTCGCCTGGATCAGCGAGAGGCTGACCGACGACGAGACCCGGGAGTGATCCGCACGTGGCATCCGAGCTGACGCCGCCGCTCGACCTCGAGCACGGCCAGGGCCCGACCGGCCCGACCGGACGGCAGATGCCGGACTTCCCGGACCCGCAGCCGCTGGCCAGCCACGGCCCGGCCCGGATCATCGCCATGTGCAACCAGAAGGGCGGGGTCGGCAAGACGACCACCACGATCAACCTCGGCGCCGCCCTC
Proteins encoded:
- the xerD gene encoding site-specific tyrosine recombinase XerD — protein: MARAVRTWLTHLDVERGVSPNTLSAYRRDAARYLEHLDREGVTSPAEVTQAHVSGFLSGLRTGAGGHPPLAASSAGRSLVAVRSLHRFLALEGETTDDPAARVAPPAPPSRLPKAIAVDQVERLLEAASLGDGAVPLRDRALLEVLYGTGARISEAVGLDIDDVDTTAGAVRLHGKGGKERIVPLGSYAREAVDAWLVRGRPELAAKGTAGPALFVNLRGRRLSRQSAWAVITTAAERAGISGDVSPHTLRHSFATHLLDGGADVRVVQELLGHASVTTTQIYTMVTVQQLREVYAQTHPRAR
- a CDS encoding helix-turn-helix domain-containing protein encodes the protein MNDDMHDHCRHDDNQPGDDESGADSPGEAGLDACPFPCETCLEPGDCEDCLDCLFWPEAYVDPPARPQRHVRSDRVAPSFAASLATARDELGALDRIGLAVRSYRREHHLSQRALAARMCVSRSTISRLETDPSGVPLGRAEQLLGALGWRLEVRPDGDDHEPDPLTWGVDELVARDNAGRRFPPFGDLETLGPDEQVSPGGHWDRHQLWRWQRPQPWPGA
- the ald gene encoding alanine dehydrogenase, giving the protein MKVGIPREVKNNEYRVGITPVGVNELVRAGHEVLIEKDAGVGSAIPDEDFVAQGARIIDTADELWASSDMVVKVKEPVAEEYHRLREGLILFTYLHLAADEALTRELQRSGTTAIAYETVRLDSGLLPLLYPMSEVAGCLAPQVGAHALLKASGGRGVLMGGIGGVANAKVVILGAGVAGQNAANIALGQGADVTLLDTDLDKLRMSFWRYDNRVHQLASNELTIREQVTSADLVIGTVLVAGARAPKLVTDDMVAQMKPGAVLVDVAIDQGGCFEGSRPTTHADPTFPVHDTLFYCVANMPGAVPSTSTWALTNATLPYTVRLANAGWQEALRADPAFALGLNVHGGDITHPGVAEAFDEPLVTVQEKLA